Within the Chromobacterium paludis genome, the region CAGACAAACCGCCGCCGCGCTGCCGGCGACCAGCGGCAGCGCGCCCACGTCCTCCAGCGCCGATACATCATTGATCAGGTCCACTGCGGACAAAGCCAGCGCCTCGCGCATCACCTCGGCCCGGCGTGTATCCAAGGACAGCGGCGCGCCCAAGTCGCGCAGCTTCTCCAGAACCGGCAGCACGCGTGCCATTTCCTCGTCGGGACTGACATAGGGCGCGCCCGGCCGGGTCGATTCGCCGCCGATATCGAGGATATCCGCGCCTTCCGCCAGCATTGTTTCCGCGCGCAACAGCGCGTCGTCGATGCGGTTGAAATGGCCGCCATCGGAAAACGAATCCGGTGTGACGTTGAGTATGCCCATCACCAGCGGACGGGACAGATCGAGCGTGAAACGCCCGCATTGCAAGACTTTCATGATGCCTCTTTTTCCCACGCCAAACGCGGGCCATGGCGACGATAAAACGCCGCGCGGCCAGCCTCATCCATCCACCCCAGCGACGTCATGACAGCCGCCGTGCATTCCACATAGGCCCATGGCAGCGCGGTGATGATGTTGCCATCCTTGACCACATCCCGCGCGCAGTATTCGATGCCGCGCCAGAAAGGCTCGGTGAACGCTGCCGCTTCGTGTCCCGCATGTTCGGCTGTGTAGTTGTGCGTGGCCCGGCGCCCTTTCAGCAAACCGGCCGCCGCCAGCACCAGATTGCCGCCGCAAATGCCGGCGATGACGGCTCCCTGCCCCGCGGCTGCCTGCAAACCCGCATCGGCCAGGCCATCGGGGATGATGGAGCCAGGATCGCCCCCGGGGACCAGCACGGCGTCCCAACGCTCACGTTCGAGCATGGCATACGCGCCATCGGCCCGCAACATGGCGCCGTTGGAGGCGACATGCTCGCCGCCATCCGGAGTCAGATAGAAAATTTCAGCGTGCCCGGCCAGCTCCTCGGCGAGCAGCGCGATTTCAAAGAAAACGCAGCCCGGATAGAGCAGCACGGCAACCGCTGGCATGGCGAGAGATAGGGTCATGGCTGAACGAAAAACGGGCAAGCCCGCGAAGGCTTGCCCGCTATGAGGACGAACCGGATCAGACTTCCTGCGCCGGATCGGAAGTGGCGGATGAAGCCGCCGGCTCCGCCGGTTCGGCCGGCTTGGTTTCCGGCTTGGCGGCGAAACCCGAGCCCGGCTTGGGCGGGCGCGGCGGCTTGCCGTCCATGATGTCGTTGATCTGCTCGGCGTCGATGGTTTCGTATTCCAGCAGCGCGGCGGTCATCGCCTCCACTTTGTCGCGATTCTCTTCCAGCAGGCGGCGCGCCAGCGCGTACTGCTCGTCGATAATACGGCGGATTTCGGCATCCACCTGCTGCAGCGTGGCCTCGGACAGGTTCTTGTGCGTGGTGATGGAGCGGCCGAGGAAGACTTCGCCCTCGTTCTCGCCGTACACCATCGGCCCAAGCTTGTCCGACATGCCATAGCGGGTGACCATGTCGCGCGCCATCTGCGTCGCGCGTTCGAAGTCGTTGCTGGCGCCGGTGGTCATCTGGTTCATGAACAGCTCTTCGGCGATGCGGCCGCCGAACAGAATGGCCAGACGGTCCATCAGGTAGCCGCGGTCATAGGCGAAGCGGTCCTGCTCCGGCAGCTGCATGGTCACGCCCAGCGCGCGGCCGCGCGGGATGATGGTGACCTTGTGCACCGGGTCGGACTTCGGCAGCAGCTTGGCGACGACGGCGTGTCCGGACTCGTGGTAAGCGGTGTTGCGCTTTTCTTCCTCGGTCATCACCATGCTGCGGCGCTCGGCGCCCATCATGATCTTGTCCTTGGCGGATTCCAGATCCTCCATGTCCACCAGGCGCTTGTTGCGGCGGGCGGCGAACAGGGCGGCTTCGTTGATCAGGTTGGCCAGGTCGGCGCCGGAGAAGCCCGGCGTGCCGCGCGCGATCACCTCGGCGTTGACGTCGGCGGCGATCGGCACCTTGCGCATGTGCACGTTCAGGATCTGCTCGCGGCCGCGGATGTCCGGCAGCGGCACGATCACCTGGCGGTCGAAGCGGCCCGGACGCTGCAGCGCCGGGTCCAGCACGTCCGGACGGTTGGTGGCGGCGATCACGATCACCGTGGAATTGGTGTCGAAACCGTCCATTTCCACCAGCAGCTGGTTCAGCGTCTGCTCGCGCTCGTCGTTGCCGCCGCCCAGGCCGGCGCCGCGCTGGCGGCCCACTGCGTCGATTTCATCAATGAAAATGATGCACGGGGAGTTCTTCTTGGCCTGCTCGAACATGTCCCGTACGCGGGCCGCGCCCACGCCGACGAACATTTCGACGAAGTCAGAGCCGGAAATGCTGAAGAACGGCACCTTGGCCTCGCCGGCGATGGCCTTGGCCAGCAGCGTCTTGCCGGTGCCGGGAGAGCCGGCCAGCAGGATGCCGCGCGGAATGCGGCCGCCCAGGCTCTGGTAGCGGGAAGGATCGCGCAGGTAGTCGACGATTTCCTTCACTTCTTCCTTGGCCTCGTCGCAGCCCGCCACGTCGGCGAACACCACGGTATTGGAATCCTGGTCCAGCATGCGCGCCTTGCTCTTGCCGAACGAGAACGCGCCGCCCTTGCCCCCGCCCTGCATCTGGCGCATGAAGAACACCCACACGCCGATCAACAGCAGCATCGGGAACCAGCTGATGAAGATGCTCATCAGCATGGACGGCTCTTCCTCCGGCTTGGCGGAGAAGCGCACATTGTTCTTGATCAGGTCGTCCACCAGCTGCGGGTCATAAGGCGCGTAGGTGGTGAAGGCGGTGCCGTCGGTCAGCTTGCCTTTCAGCCACTGGCCGCGCAGCGGATGGCCTTCTATGGTCAGGGACTGCACTTTGCCGGACTCGACATCGCTGACGAACTGCGAGTACTCGAGCTGGTTCTGAGTGTCCTGGCGTTTGCTGAACTGATTGAACACCGTCATCAGCACTAAGCCGATGATCACCCAGATGGCGATGTTTTTGCCGATATTGTTCACGAGTAGCGGACTCCTCTGTGCCCTGACTTTATTGGTTGCTTGTACATTGAATGGCTACGATTGTACGCGCCGCGCCGTTTCGTGTCAGCGCCGACCCTTGCCCAGCAAGTAGATTTCGCTGGAACGGTCGCGCGACGCCTTGGGCTTGCGGGTGACCACCTCGCCAAACAATTCGCGCATGGCCTTGAGGTAATCCTGAAAATCGCTGCCCTGGAACACTTTGACGAGAAAGTGGCCGCCGGGTTTCAAATGATCGCGCGCAAAATCCAGCGCCAGTTCGCACAACAGAAAACTTCTGGCCTGATCGATGGCGCTCATGCCTGACATATTGGGCGCCATGTCGGAAATTACAAGATCCAGCGCGCGGCCGCCCAATAATTGCTCGAACTCGCGCAAAACCGACTCTTCGCGAAAGTCGCCCTGGATGAAGTCCACGCCCGGCACCGGGTCCATGGGCAGGATGTCCAGCGCGAACACCTTGCCCGACTCGCCCACCAAACGCGCCGCCACCTGCGACCAGCTGCCCGGCGTGGAGCCCAGGTCCGCCAGCACGGTGCCGGGGCGGATCAGCTTGTCCTTGTCGTTGATCTCCAGCAGTTTGTAGGCGGCGCGGGCGCGGTAGCCGTCCTTCTGCGCCATGTGCACATATTGATCGTTGACATGTTCCTGCAACCAGTTGTTGCTGCTCTTGCTTCTTGCCATCTCGGCGCCTTCTGTCGTCTCAATGCTCAGGATAGCCGATGCGGGCCGCGTGAGACGCTATCCTGTTGTTTTTCGGTTAATTCGGGACCAAATTTGGGGCCTGGGCGCAAATTCTAGTAGAATCGCGTTTTGCTTTGAATTCCGTGTTTCCATGAAAATTGAACTCAAGCCGTTTCAGCGCAAGTACCTGCAGGGTCTGGCGCACGGCATCGACCCGGTGGTGATGGTAGGCAACAACGGCCTGACCGAGGCCGTGGTGCGTGAAATCGCCATCAACCTGGACGCCCATGAACTGATCAAGGTGCGCGTGCTGGGTGACGACCGCGACGCCCGCGTGGCCATGTTCGAGCAGATTTGCGACGAGCTGGGCTGCGCCCCGGTGCAGCACATCGGCAAGCTCTTGGTGCTGTGGCGCCCCAGCGACAAGGCGCGCATCACCTTGCCCAAGAACAAGCAGGCGATGAAGGACTGAGTCCGCCCGCCCGCATATGAAAAAGCGGTGGCCATGCCACCGCTTTTTTCATGCCCGGCTCATTCCCCGCGCCAGATATAGGCCAAGCCCAGCAGGCTCTGCGCCAGGTAGATCAGGCTGGAAATCGCATGCCAGGTGGCGAAACCGCCGCCGAACAAGCCTTCCGCCGCATGGTTCATCTGCTGCTTCAAGGTGACGATGATGGGCGCCACGCCAAACTGGTTGATCAGCGTGCAGATCAGCATGCCGACGATGAGCCAGAATGCGCCCATCTTGAGGCCGGACACGCCGTGGCGCCACACCAGGTCCACCAGCAGGAACACGCCGCACACCAGGCCCACCCAGGCGATGACGCTGAACAGCCGTCCCGCCACCATGCCGGCCGTCGCCGCGTCCAGCGTCTTAAACAGCACAGGCGCCACGATGACGCCTATCACCCACAAACCGCCAATCCAGAAAGTCTTGGCCAATGCGCGCAAACCGTCCATTTCCTCTCCCGGCAACCTGCGCAGTTGATGAAAACGCGCGAGGCCAGGCATCGCGCGGGGCTGGATATCGCTTTAGATGTATTTGACGTCGAGCACTTCGTACTCGCGGATGCCGCCCGGGGCCACCACTTCGGCTACGTCGCCGGCTTCCTTGCCGATCAGCGCGCGCGAGATCGGCGAGTTCACCGACACCTTGCTGACCTTGATATCGGCCTCGTCGTCGCCGACGATCTGATAGGTGACGCTCTCTTCGGTTTCCAGATCCATAAGCTCGACGGTGGCGCCGAACACCACGCGGCCATCGGCGTCCAGCTCGGCCGGATTGATGATCACGGCGTTGGACAGCTTGCCTTCCAGCTCGGCGATGCGGCCTTCCACGAAAGCCTGGCGCTCCTTGGCCGCGTCGTACTCGGCATTTTCCGACAGGTCGCCATGCGAGCGAGCCTCGGCGATCGCCTCGATCACCGACGGACGCTCCACGCTCTTCAGGCGTTGCAGTTCTTCCTTCAGAAGCTCGGCGCCGCGTACAGTCAACGGGACTTTGATCATTACAGTATTCTCCACAGGCGGTTATCCGCCTTCATCAAAAGCACA harbors:
- a CDS encoding DJ-1/PfpI family protein — its product is MTLSLAMPAVAVLLYPGCVFFEIALLAEELAGHAEIFYLTPDGGEHVASNGAMLRADGAYAMLERERWDAVLVPGGDPGSIIPDGLADAGLQAAAGQGAVIAGICGGNLVLAAAGLLKGRRATHNYTAEHAGHEAAAFTEPFWRGIEYCARDVVKDGNIITALPWAYVECTAAVMTSLGWMDEAGRAAFYRRHGPRLAWEKEAS
- the rlmE gene encoding 23S rRNA (uridine(2552)-2'-O)-methyltransferase RlmE, with the protein product MARSKSSNNWLQEHVNDQYVHMAQKDGYRARAAYKLLEINDKDKLIRPGTVLADLGSTPGSWSQVAARLVGESGKVFALDILPMDPVPGVDFIQGDFREESVLREFEQLLGGRALDLVISDMAPNMSGMSAIDQARSFLLCELALDFARDHLKPGGHFLVKVFQGSDFQDYLKAMRELFGEVVTRKPKASRDRSSEIYLLGKGRR
- a CDS encoding YhbY family RNA-binding protein, producing the protein MKIELKPFQRKYLQGLAHGIDPVVMVGNNGLTEAVVREIAINLDAHELIKVRVLGDDRDARVAMFEQICDELGCAPVQHIGKLLVLWRPSDKARITLPKNKQAMKD
- the ftsH gene encoding ATP-dependent zinc metalloprotease FtsH, with translation MNNIGKNIAIWVIIGLVLMTVFNQFSKRQDTQNQLEYSQFVSDVESGKVQSLTIEGHPLRGQWLKGKLTDGTAFTTYAPYDPQLVDDLIKNNVRFSAKPEEEPSMLMSIFISWFPMLLLIGVWVFFMRQMQGGGKGGAFSFGKSKARMLDQDSNTVVFADVAGCDEAKEEVKEIVDYLRDPSRYQSLGGRIPRGILLAGSPGTGKTLLAKAIAGEAKVPFFSISGSDFVEMFVGVGAARVRDMFEQAKKNSPCIIFIDEIDAVGRQRGAGLGGGNDEREQTLNQLLVEMDGFDTNSTVIVIAATNRPDVLDPALQRPGRFDRQVIVPLPDIRGREQILNVHMRKVPIAADVNAEVIARGTPGFSGADLANLINEAALFAARRNKRLVDMEDLESAKDKIMMGAERRSMVMTEEEKRNTAYHESGHAVVAKLLPKSDPVHKVTIIPRGRALGVTMQLPEQDRFAYDRGYLMDRLAILFGGRIAEELFMNQMTTGASNDFERATQMARDMVTRYGMSDKLGPMVYGENEGEVFLGRSITTHKNLSEATLQQVDAEIRRIIDEQYALARRLLEENRDKVEAMTAALLEYETIDAEQINDIMDGKPPRPPKPGSGFAAKPETKPAEPAEPAASSATSDPAQEV
- the folP gene encoding dihydropteroate synthase, with product MKVLQCGRFTLDLSRPLVMGILNVTPDSFSDGGHFNRIDDALLRAETMLAEGADILDIGGESTRPGAPYVSPDEEMARVLPVLEKLRDLGAPLSLDTRRAEVMREALALSAVDLINDVSALEDVGALPLVAGSAAAVCLMHKQGNPDTMQRKPEYQDVVTEVGEYLRERVQLCLNAGMSRQRLLADPGFGFGKTLEHNLALLKRLEEIESVVRVPLLVGLSRKSMLGAITAEPVPAERLGASVAAALESARRGAAVIRVHDVKATRQALQLWQALEEA
- a CDS encoding DUF4149 domain-containing protein; translation: MDGLRALAKTFWIGGLWVIGVIVAPVLFKTLDAATAGMVAGRLFSVIAWVGLVCGVFLLVDLVWRHGVSGLKMGAFWLIVGMLICTLINQFGVAPIIVTLKQQMNHAAEGLFGGGFATWHAISSLIYLAQSLLGLAYIWRGE
- the greA gene encoding transcription elongation factor GreA; the protein is MIKVPLTVRGAELLKEELQRLKSVERPSVIEAIAEARSHGDLSENAEYDAAKERQAFVEGRIAELEGKLSNAVIINPAELDADGRVVFGATVELMDLETEESVTYQIVGDDEADIKVSKVSVNSPISRALIGKEAGDVAEVVAPGGIREYEVLDVKYI